In Toxoplasma gondii ME49 chromosome VIII, whole genome shotgun sequence, a single genomic region encodes these proteins:
- a CDS encoding radical SAM domain-containing protein (encoded by transcript TGME49_272270), producing MWTSGYLDPRLSSVLSKYGGDVFSRESDPPHVQHYSGSTGDALSPPEQQDARRIQESETQPWEPESPTTNGEAPFRILILFGSSGGTSAAIAFSLFHSLRLQLRREEDAYMPSADFPVQEPHSGEKTFVKESKGPQRNGVDLEGGADSEKGDWTGISSSEHIQEVAGDSASASDSLASPQARGARVNGQKGKCQRRGDRRERGQSGNEKKGREALDSSDFFSDGGRAAETALGRARRRVKETQEPVASGLSSRKLWFLDRAYSGGVEVLIQSMEFFSFDDLLALSEGSALPFEASQGISSNQRSTAASHLIPPLSCSPPGYSSAFLSASVNSASSSSPTRLLILFCLATGAQGSPPSTAAAFCAEAEEATKDFRVGKNTLSRCFVAGIGCGSSEYPRPTFCRPAKTLFRNLTGHLGALPLLFLPLTSQGASAPLSAPSTHRASSAVSTSSSSSLLLLSDTHTERSLEAKVKNWEGEVLRRLVAFLKASRKEQIRLLSRATEQKSGKPKELSGKAGRKAGAAECRAGSHELPGAETIDERHRMHAIGDERATGEGSDIDTKGGDRELQSTVFSEDSHSSSDSGGESSDRSSLFSSDDNEDGEAPGWSPGLSVFASGKEASQSPCGTPEGNADLEDMVECGREARPRSEGGPGSRGSAARGKKGKSAEKKAMVSEKQAAQLKKEGYKLIGSHSAVKLCRWTKSQLRGRGGCYKHTFYGITSSQCMELTPSLACANKCVFCWRHHKNPVGTSWRWQLDNADFIVEEGLKNHFAAIKELKGMAEVNEERLASARAEVRHCALSLVGEPIMYPRIAELVKLLHHQHISTFLVTNAQFPEALRTLPPVTQLYVSVDAANPKDLKTLDQPLFADYWERFLFCLDLLKEKRQRTVYRLTLVGGYNMDDPSANVSKECHTGAKPQGSSAAASAVGENSINEVERMCCRPATSGNKDDYAETACGCLSPRTEGGQEKSPGEETPQSRAAIREETTGEKADKERGKTKTEGQSLTDRSAAAYARLVLRGSPDLIEVKAVTYAGTSKHSKLTMKNIPWHDEVVAFCQTLCDALPTGDYAIACEHRHSCCVLIAKTSYRRDGVWHTWIDYDKFHQLATSGNTTFTGFDYCAPTPSWAVYGSAEAGFSPLEKRVFSKGKQKRLLRDKARTEQGENANGAD from the exons ATGTGGACCTCTGGCTACCTCGAtccgcgcctctcctctgtcctctccaAATACGGAGGGGACGTTTTTTCGAGAGAATCAGACCCCCCTCATGTGCAGCACTACTCCGGAAGCACAGGTgacgctctctctcctcccgaGCAACAAGATGCTCGAAGAATTCAGGAATCAGAAACACAACCATGGGAACCAGAGAGTCCTACCACAAATGGAGAGGCGCCGTTTCGTATTTTGATTCTCTTTGGGTCTTCCGGAGGGACATCGGCGGCAATCGCCTTCTCACTCTTCCACTCTTTGCGTCTGCAACTTCGtagggaggaagacgcctaCATGCCGAGTGCCGATTTCCCAGTTCAGGAACCgcacagcggagaaaagacTTTCGTCAAGGAGAGCAAAGGTCCTCAACGTAACGGAGTCGACTTGGAAGGCGGCGCCGACTCTGAAAAGGGAGACTGGACAGGCATATCCTCTTCAGAACATATTCAAGAGGTTGCCGGTGATTCTGCAAGCGCCTCTGATTCTCTCGCGTCGCCCCAGGCCCGTGGTGCCCGTGTCAATGGACAAAAGGGGAAATGTCAGCGACGGGGAGatcgaagggagagaggacaaagtggaaacgagaaaaaggggagagaggcctTAGACTCCAGCGACTTCTTCTCCGATGGAGGTcgcgctgcagagacagctctCGGACGCGCCAGGAGAAGAgtgaaagagacacaagagcCTGTGGCCTCTGGCCTCTCCAGCCGAAAACTATGGTTCCTTGACCGTGCCTACAGCGGCGGCGTTGAGGTTCTTATTCAGTCGATggagtttttctctttcgacgATCTCCTTGCGTTGAGTGAGGGCTCGGCTTTGCCGTTCGAAGCATCGCAAGGGATCTCCTCGAATCAGAGATCCACCGCTGCGTCTCACCTAATACCCCCCctttcctgctctcctccAGGATactcttctgcctttctctccgcgtccgtcaactccgcctcttcttcgtcgccgacGCGTCTGCTTATTCTCTTTTGCCTCGCGACGGGTGCGCAAGGCTCGCCGCCGTCCACAGCTGCTGCGTTCtgtgcagaagcagaggaagcgacgaaagACTTTCGAGTTGGAAAAAATACTTTGTCGAGATGCTTCGTTGCAGGGATTGGCTGTGGCAGCTCGGAGTATCCTCGACCGACCTTCTGTCGCCCTGCGAAAACGTTGTTTAGAAACCTCACTGGGCACCTGGGggctcttccccttcttttcctccctctgACATCGCAGGGAgcgtctgcgcctctctcggctccGTCGACGCAtcgcgcctcttctgctgtttcgacgtcgtcttcgtcttcacttcttctgctgtcgGATACGCACACGGAGAGGTCGCTCGAGGCGAAGGTGAAGAACTGGGAAGGAGAGGTTTTGCGGCGTCTCGTAGCCTTCCTCAAGGCCTCTCGAAAAGAACAGATACGTCTGCTGAGTCGGGCAACTGAGCAGAAGAGCGGCAAGCCGAAGGAACTCTCGGGCAAAGCTGGAAGAAAAGCCGGCGCAGCTGAGTGTCGTGCTGGAAGCCACGAGTTGCCAGGCGCGGAGACGATAGACGAACGACATCGAATGCATGCGATCGGTGACGAGAGAGCCACCGGTGAAGGGAGTGACATAGACACCAAGGGTGGGGACCGTGAGCTGCAGAGTACCGTCTTTTCTGAAGACTCCCATTCGTCTTCAGACAGCGggggagagagcagcgatcgctcttcgctcttctcgtcaGATGATAATGAGGACGGCGAGGCTCCGGGATGGTCTCCCggcctctctgttttcgcctCAGGAAAGGAGGCCTCACAGTCTCCTTGTGGAACCCCAGAGGGAAACGCCGATCTGGAAGACATGGTGGAATGTGGGCGAGAAGCGCGGCCTCGTTCCGAGGGCGGGCCAGGATCTCGGGGAAGCGCGGCGAGGGGGAAAAAAGGCAAGtccgcggagaagaaggcgatggTGTCTGAGAAGCAAGCCGcacagctgaagaaggaagggtACAAGTTGATTGGCTCTCACTCGGCTGTGAAGCTTTGTCGGTGGACAAAGTCGCAACTCCGGGGCCGAGGAGGCTGCTACAAACACACGTTTTACGGAATCACTTCCTCACAGTGCATGGAGTTGACACCGTCTCTAGCGTGTGCAAACAAatgcgtcttctgctggaGACACCACAAAAACCCCGTCGGGACCTCCTGGAGATGGCAACTAGACAACGCCGACTTCATCGTCGAAGAAGGCCTAAAAAACCACTTCGCCGCTATCAAGGAACTCAAAG GCATGGCAGAAGTCAACGAGGAGCGTCTTGCCTCAGCAAGGGCAGAAGTTCGTCACTGCGCCTTGTCGTTGGTCGGCGAACCTATCATGTACCCGCGGATCGCTGAGCTGGTGAAGCTTCTTCACCATCAGCATATTTCCACATTTCTC GTGACAAACGCACAGTTTCCTGAGGCTCTGCGAACCTTGCCGCCAGTCACGCAGCTGTACGTGTCTGTAGACGCCGCGAATCCCAAAGATCTCAAGACACTTG ACCAACCGCTGTTTGCGGACTACTGGGAGCGCTTCCTTTTTTGCCTCGACCTTCTGAAAGAGAAACGGCAGCGGACGGTGTATCGCTTGACTCTCGTCGGGGGGTACAACATGGACGACCCTTCTGCAAATGTTTCCAAAGAATGTCACACTGGCGCAAAACCACAAGGCAGTTCAGCTGCTGCCTCCGCTGTTGGAGAAAACTCCATAAATGAGGTTGAACGCATGTGCTGTCGACCGGCGACCTCTGGAAACAAAGACGACTATGCCGAGACTGCCTGCGGGtgcttgtctcctcggaCCGAAGGCGGCCAGGAAAAGTCgccgggagaggagacacctcaGAGTCGGGCTGCGAtccgagaggagacaactgGTGAAAAAGCCGACAAAGAACGGGGCaaaacgaagacagagggacAGTCTCTCACAGATCGCTCGGCAGCAGCATATGCGCGGTTGGTCTTGCGAGGATCGCCCGATCTCATTGAAGTCAAGGCTGTGACTTACGCAGGAACGTCGAAGCACTCCAAATTAACCATGAAAAATATTCCGTGGCATGACGAG GTTGTTGCCTTCTGTCAAACTCTCTGCGACGCCCTACCTACGGGGGACTATGCGATTGCATGCGAGCATCGCCACTCGTGTTGTGTTCTCATCGCCAAAACTTC ATATCGAAGGGACGGTGTATGGCACACGTGGATTGATTACGACAAATTTCACCAGCTG GCAACCAGTGGCAACACAACCTTCACCGGATTTGACTACTGCGCGCCAACGCCTTCTTGGGCTGTCTATGGAAGTGCCGAAGCGGGGTTCAGCCCGTTGGAGAAAAG GGTCTTCTCCAAGGGGAAACAGAAGCGCCTCCTCCGCGATAAAGCCCGAACCGAACAGGGGGAAAATGCAAATGGGGCAGACTGA
- a CDS encoding hypothetical protein (encoded by transcript TGME49_272265) — protein MSFSVPPTSTSDRVALSDKPDPYFVLNPDMFDDAALWTAPRLQSLCEVLGLDPGAHSFSRRGRRGRSREELVRCLRDFHRNRWYVDRRRGAKNSTLTGTKARPEESQEGSNFFLVPVDFVDIPRECVKVFEGGTTDAGGAKRSRSILKYSCSSRHPRSDNSSPRSISKTTYITSKAGETKEWQRTRKRKRSAVDAAKDDTEKLPSNKRIRFSAFNNVQLIDPRPDETESTEWGFKLPFGCAKRE, from the exons atgtctttttctgtcccGCCCACGTCAACCTCCGACAGAGTAGCTCTTTCTGACAAACCAGATCCATATTTTGTTTTGAATCCCGATATGTTTGACGACGCAGCTCTATGGACAGCACCTCGGCTTCAGAGCCTCTGTGAGGTTCTGGGTTTGGACCCTGGCGCCCACTCTTTTTcaagaagagggaggcgaggaagaagccgagaggagCTTGTTCGGTGTCTGAGGGATTTCCATAGGAATCGGTGGTACGTTGACAGGCGTCGAGGGGCGAAAAATAGCACGCTAACAGGAACGAAGGCTCGGCCCGAAGAGTCTCAGGAAGGCAGCAACTTCTTCCTTGTACCCGTTGACTTTGTAGACATCCCTCGGGAATGTGTGAAAGTCTTTGAAGGAGGCACAACGGACGCCGGAGGGGCAAAGAGGTCCAGATCTATTCTGAAGTATTCGTGTTCCTCGAGGCATCCACGCTCTGACAACAGTAGTCCTCGAAGCATCTCCAAGACCACATATATTACAAGCAaagcaggagaaacgaaagagtgGCAAAGAACCCGAAAGCGAAAACGGAGTGCTGTCGACGCGGCGAAGGATGACACGGAAAAACTACCATCTAACAAAAGAATCCGATTCAGCGCATTCAACAACGTCCAGCTTATTGACCCGAGACCCGATGAAACTGAAA GCACTGAATGGGGTTTCAAGTTGCCGTTCGGCTgcgcgaagagagaatga